A stretch of Colletotrichum lupini chromosome 2, complete sequence DNA encodes these proteins:
- a CDS encoding peroxin 26, which translates to MPANMSSLNGSYTATLSPTVASSETTATFPPHMLASSISSLSSSTSARHTSQISKTYRQASTLFLTRRLPEALSTILPLITPPSGQLENGAGEPAPVARASRSTRIKVWSLYLTTLNAIVELEPDEGKDAFGSQEWRALCTKVREGDIWEEVVRNGYHGVESDVDSDVVINLATLLLAHARTQELNQRKLESYLAAATSPNLDFSKRFSDSPSPSPRLNRHRSPAKATSGADTPRDLNARVKILELYTLHVLIRNNEWDYAREFISVSSVLDDERREAFLQALQSLQEEQQEAERRETEERREQEEQLRRDIEEAKKLRAENEERERRRLEEERARREGAEGDYGIEKTPSKAGSSKAGSSKGRHARAVSNTSGSNSNSKMPVSRAKGKSSAPPTFGTRASMVISRMREVIDQLGASFKTNPMLLMRLVAFILGLVVMFGQKNVRERIQRVLGNGWNKVKATAGMGVKVSYI; encoded by the exons ATGCCCGCCAACATGTCGTCCCTCAATGGCTCCTACACGGCGACCTTGAGTCCCACGGTCGCTTCTTCCGAGACCACCGCTACATTCCCACCACATATGCTCGCGAGCTCCATCTCGTCTCTATCCTCATCAACCTCAGCGCGCCATACCTCGCAAATCTCAAAGACCTACCGCCAGGCTTCGACTCTCTTCCTCACCCGCCGTCTACCCGAGGCACTATCCACCATCTTGCCATTGATCACCCCGCCCTCGGGACAGTTGGAGAACGGCGCAGGCGAACCAGCGCCCGTCGCCAGGGCCTCGCGATCCACGAGGATCAAGGTCTGGAGCTTGTACCTGACGACGCTCAACGCCATCGTCGAACTGGAGCCAGACGAAGGAAAGGATGCGTTTGGGAGCCAAGAGTGGAGAGCGCTGTGCACCAAAGTCAGGGAAGGAGACATCTGGGAGGAGGTCGTACGCAACGGATACCACGGCGTCGAGAGCGACGTCGATTCGGACGTTGTCATTAATCT CGCAACACTTTTACTAGCCCACGCCCGGACACAAGAATTGAACCAAAGGAAGCTCGAGAGCTATCTCGCAGCCGCCACATCACCAAATCTGGACTTCTCCAAGAGATTTTCCGACTCGCCGTCGCCGTCACCACGGCTGAACCGGCATAGGTCTCCGGCGAAGGCCACCAGCGGAGCGGATACACCGAGGGATCTGAATGCTAGGGTCAAGATCCTCGAGCTGTACACGCTCCACGTACTTATCCGCAATAATGAGTGGGATTATGCCCGAGAGTTTATCAGCGTCAGCTCGGTACTAGACGATGAGCGCCGCGAGGCGTTTTTGCAAGCTCTGCAAAGCCTGCAGGAGGAACAGCAGGAAGCCGAGAGGCGAGAGACGGAAGAACGACGCGAGCAGGAAGAACAGCTTCGGCGTGATATTGAGGAGGCGAAGAAGTTGAGAGCCGAGAATGAAGAGAGGGAACGACGGAGATTAGAGGAAGAGAGGGCACGAAGAGAAGGCGCCGAAGGGGACTACGGCATCGAAAAGACACCGAGTAAAGCAGGCTCGAGTAAGGCGGGGTCAAGCAAGGGACGTCACGCCAGGGCCGTTTCCAACACATCAGGGTCCAACTCTAATTCGAAGATGCCCGTCTCTAGGGCAAAAGGGAAATCTTCAGCTCCGCCGACCTTTGGAACGAGGGCGTCAATGGTCATCTCTCGGATGCGCGAGGTGATTGACCAGCTGGGAGCATCATTTAAGACGAACCCGATGCTGCTGATGCGGCTCGTGGCCTTTATTTTGGGTTTGGTCGTCATGTTTGGGCAGAAGAACGTCCGCGAACGGATACAGCGAGTGCTTGGTAATGGTTGGAACAAGGTCAAGGCGACCGCGGGAATGGGAGTCAAGGTTAGCTACATATGA
- a CDS encoding phospholipid-translocating P-type ATPase, translated as MTGRPTGGPPGGPSNNDLLLDLDSEQPTYNAGQRSNMNDDDLLRSYNHDQDQAQGRPSVSYDDFVGGGGGGGGGNHTQQPSALRPLPGGPQSPGVSGGASSGPYMQRHYSQTSELNNYQRYADDFDDYSAEGESYYQQGGAATSTNNVGDPSARSNARNRNSVLSLGGGFFGRMKNKLGMGQGYSEMDLPLTEAGGNGRTDSGIDAQAKGGKKFDMGNFKFGFGGKKPDPSTLGPRLIHLNNPPANAANKYVDNHISTAKYNVATFLPKFLFEQFSKFANIFFLFTAALQQIPNLSPTNRYTTIIPLFIVMMVSAGKELVEDYRRKQADHQLNTSKARILRGTAFQESKWINVAVGDIIRVESEEPFPADLVLLASSEPEGLCYIETANLDGETNLKIKQALPETCTMVSSSDLSRLGGRIKSEQPNSSLYTYEATLTMQAGGGEKELPLNPEQLLLRGATLRNTPWIHGVVVFTGHETKLMRNATAAPIKRTKVEKKLNILVLVLVGILLVLSVICTVGDLVQRKVEGQALQYLMLDSTGSANDIIKTFFKDMVTYWVLFSSLVPISLFVTLEMVKYWHGILINDDLDIYYDRTDTPANCRTSSLVEELGMVEYVFSDKTGTLTCNMMEFKQASIGGIQYAEDVPEDLRATIQDGVEVGIHDYKRLAENLKSHETAPVIDHFLALLATCHTVIPERSEEKGGKIKYQAASPDEGALVEGAAELGYVFTDRKPRSVFIEAGGRELEYELLAVCEFNSTRKRMSTIYRCPDGKVRVYCKGADTVILERLNDQNPHVEATLRHLEEYASEGLRTLCLAMREVPEQEFQEWFQVFEKAGMTVGGNRADELDKAAELIEHDFYLLGATAIEDRLQDGVPETIHTLQQAGIKVWVLTGDRQETAINIGMSCKLLSEDMMLLIVNEESAEATRDNIQKKLEAIRTQGDGTIETETLALVIDGKSLTYALEKDLEKQFLDLAIMCKAVICCRVSPLQKALVVKLVKKYQKEAISLAIGDGANDVSMIQAAHIGVGISGMEGLQAARSADVSIGQFRYLRKLLLVHGAWSYQRVAKTILFSFYKNITLYMTQFWYTFQNVFSGAVIYESWTLSFYNVFYTVLPPLALGILDQFISARLLDRYPQLYNMGQQNQFFKIKVFAEWVANAVYHSIILYVFGQLIWYGELIQGDGQIAGHWVWGTAMYAAVLLTVLGKAALITNNWTKYHVMAIPGSMLFWWGFIALYGTVAPMIPFSAEYHGVIPKLYSSPVFWLQTFALAIMCLMRDFAWKFAKRMYMPQTYHHIQEIQKYNIQDYRPRMEQFQKAIRKVRQVQRMRKQRGYAFSQADESQSRVLQAYDTTQHRGRHDCIPDLEVGGAMAQTLHATAPPPKSPVPVSRDTALRLSINTTLPPIFRNDDRLVNARESVTLFLETDLQTPRLEKMYPYLWLAGLLRAARPLHRQKVVGRNICVTENPEEHMTWHETTIFIKPLPDYFFDHSLWRETICGDEALYKSACGLLLSYVWLVSYRSDLRIAHEMGLLPSCITWEDWKNMVLEFSNKNDFQTRSWVSRRYEYGELRLSRLNTLSRLGAAGFSARNFVYGYISGSKQYTTFFERNFGWLLVVFIYITVILSALQVALATERLGSDGKFQAFSYGVALMSLGFVAAAIAIVLIKRSSSSRKMEPVSLPLSYFLATLAIFAFLHFYKRPRGNVPVPSFNPNKTFRIRGVPLTWSGNDLELHLSELDHLSKPVVKSIAREIHGRSNTATVTFKIPPSQFQAHKLSRPPWHIQLPDVSVEGRRSLQSQSMMIDNDFEGMTTLHMPSSKGHKIDVVAIPGLGGHAFGSFKERGGSHMWLRDSLPFHLREAKDKTQIARVITWGYNSTLADSKSIQKIEDLAKKLRNSLLPLAGPPTRPIILIAHSMGGLIAKQIVRAVYGIAFFGVPHLGMKIESLIPIVGYGPNLPLLQSLDRLGSQIISVGEKEFPAALGGEGDSEIVYFYETHVSPTAQKDEVGNWKMTGRPKLLVDQESATHRRRWEGGPQHTCPIARAHSNMVKFGPHDDEYDNVIERLKILARNSLVARDETLEIEREREKQWNKHNGAPRPHAIPSKSFSSLHEKDLDQDFPGRLLWYREPVGDNGYPLGTTIEPHIESQNSVKPIGETILTCRRIVNLQIRGHIKWIDPGRYRSRMVTKSKSLDQGFGILSGTLAGARCPGQKWKSAAMVRRS; from the exons ATGACTGGACGACCTACGGGTGGTCCTCCAGGAGGACCCTCGAATAACGACCTACTACTAGACTTGGACAGCGAGCAACCGACCTACAATGCCGGACAGCGATCGAATATGAACGACGACGACCTTTTACGCTCCTACAACCACGATCAAGACCAGGCCCAGGGCCGACCCTCCGTTTCGTACGATGACTTTgtaggcggcggcggtggaggagggggagggaaTCACACACAGCAACCCTCAGCATTGAGACCGTTACCTGGAGGCCCTCAATCGCCTGGTGTCTCTGGCGGCGCATCTTCCGGCCCATACATGCAGAGACACTACAGTCAAACATCAGAACTAAACAATTACCAGCGATACGCCGACGACTTTGACGACTACTCGGCCGAAGGCGAATCGTACTACCAACAAGGCGGCGCCGCGACGAGTACGAACAATGTCGGTGACCCCTCCGCGAGGTCCAATGCTCGGAACCGTAACAGCGTCCTGAGTTTGGGTGGAGGCTTCTTTGGCCGCATGAAAAATAAGCTTGGGATGGGCCAAGGTTACTCGGAGATGGACTTGCCCTTGACGGAGGCTGGCGGCAACGGACGGACAGACTCTGGCATCGATGCGCAAGCCAAGGGGGGCAAGAAGTTCGACATGGGTAACTTCAAGTTTGGATTCGGAGGAAAGAAGCCGGACCCTTCGACACTGGGTCCCAGATTGATCCATCTCAACAACCCGCCCGCAAACGCAGCGAACAAGTACGTCGACAACCACATCTCGACGGCCAAGTACAATGTCGCAACCTTCCTCCCGAAATTCCTCTTCGAACAGTTTTCAAAGTTTGCCAACATCTTCTTCTTGTTCACGGCTGCGCTGCAGCAAATCCCCAACCTCTCGCCTACTAACAGATACACTACCATCATTCCGCTCTTCATCGTCATGATGGTGTCGGCAGGCAAGGAACTGGTGGAGGACTACCGAAGAAAACAAGCCGATCACCAGTTGAACACGTCCAAGGCCCGCATCCTACGCGGAACCGCCTTCCAGGAGTCCAAGTGGATCAATGTTGCGGTCGGAGACATTATCCGCGTCGAATCTGAAGAGCCCTTCCCTGCCGATCTGGTCCTCCTTGCAAGTTCCGAGCCCGAGGGACTTTGCTACATCGAAACAGCCAACCTCGACGGAGAAACAAACTTGAAGATCAAGCAGGCGTTACCTGAGACGTGTACGATGGTCAGCTCCAGCGATCTGAGCCGACTCGGAGGAAGAATCAAGTCCGAACAGCCCAACAGCAGTCTGTACACATATGAGGCCACCCTGACAATGCAGGCTGGTGGTGGTGAAAAAGAGCTGCCCCTCAACCCCGAGCAGCTTCTGCTTCGAGGTGCCACTCTTCGTAATACGCCCTGGATCCATGGTGTGGTTGTCTTCACTGGGCACGAGACAAAGCTCATGCGTAACGCCACTGCTGCACCCATCAAACGCACAAAGGTCGAGAAGAAGCTGAACATTCTTGTTCTCGTGCTGGTCGGTATCCTCCTTGTGCTTAGCGTCATTTGCACAGTAGGCGATCTTGTTCAGCGCAAGGTTGAGGGCCAAGCTCTCCAGTACCTGATGCTTGACTCTACCGGATCAGCAAACGACATCATCAAGACCTTCTTCAAGGACATGGTCACATACTGGGTTTTGTTCTCCTCCCTTGTGCCCATCTCCCTGTTCGTCACGCTGGAAATGGTCAAGTACTGGCACGGAATCCTCATCAACGATGATCTCGACATCTACTATGACAGAACGGACACGCCGGCAAACTGCAGAACATCGAGTCTGGTCGAAGAACTGGGCATGGTTGAATATGTCTTCTCCGACAAGACGGGCACCTTGACTTGCAATATGATGGAATTTAAGCAGGCTTCGATTGGCGGTATTCAATATGCCGAAGATGTTCCTGAGGACCTCAGGGCGACAATTCAGGATGGTGTTGAGGTCGGAATCCACGATTATAAGAGATTGGCGGAGAACCTTAAGAGCCACGAAACGGCTCCCGTGATTGATCATTTTCTGGCGTTACTGGCTACCTGTCACACAGTCATTCCCGAGAGGAGCGAGGAAAAGGGCGGCAAAATCAAGTATCAAGCCGCCTCACCCGATGAGGGTGCGCTTGTCGAGGGCGCGGCTGAGCTCGGCTACGTCTTCACCGATCGCAAGCCGAGGTCTGTCTTCATCGAAGCTGGAGGACGTGAGCTCGAGTATGAGCTCTTGGCCGTTTGCGAGTTCAACTCTACCCGAAAGCGCATGTCGACTATTTATCGATGCCCCGACGGAAAGGTCCGCGTATACTGCAAAGGTGCCGATACTGTTATTCTCGAGCGCCTGAACGATCAGAACCCCCACGTCGAAGCCACCCTGCGTCACCTGGAAGAGTACGCTTCTGAAGGTCTCCGAACGCTTTGCCTTGCCATGCGTGAAGTTCCCGAGCAGGAGTTCCAGGAATGGTTCCAGGTCTTTGAAAAGGCCGGCATGACCGTTGGCGGCAACCGTGCCGACGAGCTGGACAAGGCAGCAGAACTCATTGAGCACGACTTTTACCTCCTTGGAGCGACTGCTATTGAAGATCGCCTTCAGGATGGTGTTCCCGAGACCATTCATACACTTCAGCAGGCCGGCATCAAAGTGTGGGTTCTGACGGGCGATCGTCAGGAGACTGCTATCAACATTGGAATGAGTTGCAAGCTGCTTAGCGAGGATATGATGCTCTTGATTGTGAACGAGGAAAGCGCCGAAGCAACTCGCGACAACATACAAAAGAAGCTCGAAGCTATTCGCACTCAAGGAGATGGGACGATTGAAACGGAAACTCTCGCACTCGTCATCGATGGTAAGTCTTTGACTTACGCCTTGGAGAAGGACCTCGAGAAGCAATTCCTTGACCTCGCCATCATGTGCAAGGCCGTCATTTGCTGCCGTGTCTCTCCCCTTCAAAAGGCTCTTGTGGTCAAGTTGGTCAAGAAGTATCAAAAGGAGGCCATCTCGCTGGCCATTGGTGACGGTGCCAACGATGTGTCCATGATTCAAGCTGCCCATATCGGTGTGGGCATTAGCGGTATGGAAGGTCTACAGGCCGCCCGAAGCGCCGACGTATCCATCGGCCAGTTCCGGTATCTCAGAAAGCTACTACTCGTTCACGGTGCTTGGAGCTACCAGCGTGTTGCCAAGACCATTCTGTTCTCTTTCTACAAGAACATCACCTTGTACATGACGCAGTTTTGG TACACTTTCCAAAATGTCTTCTCTGGAGCCGTCATTTACGAGTCTTGGACGCTTTCGTTCTACAACGTCTTTTACACCGTCCTTCCTCCTCTCGCTCTGGGTATCCTTGACCAATTCATTTCCGCCAGACTCCTCGACCGCTACCCGCAATTGTACAACATGGGTCAGCAAAATCAGTTTTTCAAGATCAAGGTCTTTGCCGAGTGGGTTGCCAACGCTGTGTATCACTCCATCATCCTCTACGTCTTTGGCCAACTCATCTGGTATGGTGAACTCATCCAAGGCGATGGACAAATAGCCGGTCACTGGGTCTGGGGCACGGCCATGTACGCTGCGGTCCTGCTCACCGTTCTCGGCAAGGCGGCTCTGATCACGAACAACTGGACCAAGTACCACGTCATGGCCATTCCTGGCAGTATGCTCTTCTGGTGGGGCTTCATCGCTCTGTACGGCACCGTCGCCCCCATGATCCCCTTCTCCGCCGAGTACCACGGTGTCATTCCCAAGCTGTACAGCAGCCCCGTCTTCTGGTTGCAGACTTTTGCGCTCGCGATTATGTGTCTTATGCGCGATTTTGCCTGGAAGTTTGCCAAGCGCATGTACATGCCGCAGACATACCATCACATTCAGGAGATTCAGAAGTACAACATCCAAGATTATAGACCAAG AATGGAGCAATTCCAAAAGGCAATTCGCAAGGTGCGACAAGTGCAGCGCATGCGTAAGCAGCGCGGTTACGCATTCTCCCAAGCAGATGAGAGTCAATCGAGAGTGCTTCAGGCATACGACACGACGCAGCACCGTGGACGGCACG ACTGTATCCCCGACCTCGAAGTTGGCGGTGCGATGGCCCAAACGCTGCATGCAACTGCACCACCACCCAAATCTCCCGTACCCGTCTCGCGAGACACCGCCCTTCGTCTTTCGATAAACACCACTCTGCCCCCCATCTTCCGGAACGATGACCGACTAGTCAATGCCAGAGAAAGCGTCACTTTATTCCTCGAGACCGACCTGCAAACCCCGAGGTTGGAGAAGATGTACCCATACCTGTGGCTCGCGGGGCTTCTCCGAGCGGCGCGTCCACTTCATCGCCAAAAGGTAGTCGGGCGGAACATTTGCGTGACCGAGAACCCCGAGGAGCATATGACGTGGCACGAGACGACCATCTTTATCAAGCCCTTACCTGACTACTTTTTCGATCACTCCTTGTGGCGAGAGACAATCTGTGGAGATGAGGCGCTATATAAGAGTGCTTGCGGGTTGCTGCTCTCATACGTATGGCTCGTCAGCTACCGCAGCGATCTGCGAATCGCACACGAGATGGGTTTACTGCCTTCTTGCATAACATGGGAAGATTGGAAAAACATGGTGCTCGAATTCTCCAACAAAAACGACTTCCAAACGCGGAGCTGGGTGAGCCGTCGTTACGAATATGGCGAACTCCGCCTGTCCCGCCTCAACACGCTCTCCCGCTTGGGCGCAGCTGGGTTCTCGGCGAGGAACTTTGTGTACGGCTATATTTCGGGTTCGAAGCAGTACACCACGTTTTTCGAGCGCAACTTTGGCTGGCTCTTGGTGGTTTTCATCTACATCACGGTCATTCTGTCGGCCTTGCAAGTGGCCCTGGCAACTGAGAGGCTGGGGTCGGATGGGAAGTTTCAAGCATTTTCATACGGTGTTGCTCTCATGTCACTCGGATTCGTTGCAGCGGCGATTGCAATTGTGTTGATT AAACGGAGCAGTTCTTCTCGAAAGATGGAGCCAGTGAGCTTGCCGCTGTCTTACTTTCTGGCTACACTGGCCATCTTCGCTTTTCTACACTTTTACAAGAGACCACGCGGAAACGTACCGGTGCCGTCATTCAATCCCAACAAGACATTTCGCATCCGCGGGGTGCCTCTTACATGGAGCGGCAATGATCTAGAGTTGCACCTAAGTGAGCTCGATCATCTGAGCAAACCAGTTGTCAAGTCTATCGCTCGCGAGATTCACGGCCGCTCCAACACTGCCACAGTCACTTTCAAAATCCCACCATCTCAGTTCCAAGCACACAAGTTGAGTCGTCCACCGTGGCACATCCAGCTACCTGACGTGTCCGTTGAAGGACGCCGTAGCCTCCAAAGTCAATCTATGATGATCGACAACGATTTCGAGGGAATGACTACTCTGCACATGCCGTCATCAAAGGGTCACAAGATTGA TGTTGTCGCGATTCCTGGGCTTGGCGGACACGCCTTCGGTTCGTTCAAGGAAAGGGGCGGAAGCCACATGTGGCTACGAGACTCTCTTCCATTTCACCTGAGAGAAGCCAAGGACAAGACTCAGATTGCTCGAGTTATAACTTGGGGTTACAATTCTACTCTTGCAGACAGTAAAAGTATCCAAAAGATAGAAGACCTGGCAAAGAAGCTCCGCAACAGCCTGCTCCCGTTAGCTGGCCCTCCAACTAGACCGATAATTCTAATTGCCCATAGCATGGGTGGGCTCATCGCGAAGCAG ATCGTTCGGGCGGTATATGGTATCGCCTTCTTTGGAGTTCCTCACCTTGGTATGAAGATTGAATCGCTCATCCCCATCGTTGGATACGGGCCAAACCTTCCCCTTCTTCAGTCGCTAGATCGCCTTGGTTCGCAGATCATAAGTGTTGGCGAGAAGGAATTTCCTGCAGCCCTGGGCGGAGAAGGCGACTCTGAGATCGTGTACTTCTACGAGACACACGTGTCGCCAACGGCACAGAAG GACGAAGTCGGAAACTGGAAGATGACTGGAAGACCCAAGCTTCTTGTTGACCAAGAATCGGCAACTCATCGCCGCCGCTGGGAAGGAGGCCCCCAGCACACGTGTCCCATTGCCCGTGCTCATTCTAACATGGTGAAATTCGGGCCCCATGATGACGAGTACGATAACGTTATTGAAAGGCTCAAAATCCTTGCTAGGAACTCACTGGTGGCTCGAGATGAGACGCTCGAAATTGAAAGGGAGCGTGAAAAACAATGGAATAAGCACAATGGTGCTCCAAGACCCCACGCCATTCCCTCCAAGAGTTTCTCGAGCCTACACGAGAAAGATCTCGATCAAGACTTTCCAGGGCGCCTACTCTGGTACAGGGAACCCGTGGGGGACAATGGCTATCCTCTTGGAACAACCATTGAGCCACACATTGAGAGCCAGAACAGTGTTAAACCGATTGGAGAAACTATTCTGACGTGTCGCCGCATCGTGAACTTGCAGATTCGTGGGCACATCAAGTGGATAGACCCTGGCCGGTACCGCTCTCG GATGGTTACAAAGAGCAAGTCATTGGACCAGGGCTTTGGAATACTTTCAGGAACACTGGCTGGTGCGAGGTGCCCGGGCCAGAAGTGGAAGTCGGCAGCGATGGTGAGGCGTTCCTGA
- a CDS encoding microtubule-associated protein CRIPT yields the protein MVCTKCQKLGKGSTTLATPSVKKKSEIYHGSSSSSSSSATKSATLGTTGIGKSKLLSKAAKNPYAQYSSACSKCKTKVSQGHSLCQSCAYRADSCASCGKPNKKAKGAAPSIAGQKFTLKRYPRDAHSSCGQKLGADQPAGASSSNGKAWQ from the exons ATGGTCTGCACAAAGTGCCAAAAGCTCGGCAAGGGCTCCACGACCCTCGCGACGCCCTCTGTCAAAAAGAAGAGCGAAATCTACCACggctcctcctcgtcctcgtcttccTCCGCCACCAAGTCCGCTACGCTGGGCACGACCGGCATCGGCAAGAGCAAGCTCCTCTCCAAAGCTGCCAAGAACCCTTACGCCCAATACTCCAGCGCCTGCTCGAAGTGCAAGACAAAGGTCTCTCAGGGCCACTCCCTCTGCCAGTCGTGCGCCTACCGAGCCGACTCGTGCGCCTCGTGCGGGAAGCCGAACAAGAAGGCCAAAGGGGCTGCCCCGTCGATCGCGGGACAAAAGTTCACGTTGAA ACGATACCCTCGTGACGCGCACTCTTCATGCGGCCAGAAGCTGGGAGCCGATCAGCCTGCAGgggccagcagcagcaacggcAAGGCATGGCAATGA